DNA sequence from the Chiloscyllium plagiosum isolate BGI_BamShark_2017 unplaced genomic scaffold, ASM401019v2 scaf_41292, whole genome shotgun sequence genome:
ttgtcccatagtgcccaggggtgtgcaggttggTCATGGGGAAAGGAGGggtgggctgggtctgggttggaCACTGTTAGGATGGATCGGCGCAgggcctgatgggctgaatggcctctgtctgtgcTGTCGATACTCTGCGACGATTGCCCCTCCCCACAACTTCACTTCCAGACTCTGTAAATAAATCCCACGAGACTCCGCAAAGGGAACAGTATCTACACGGTTTATTTGAGGAGAAATGACTGCCTCTGTTGGCCGGTGTTTAAAATCCGAGTGGGCGGAATCAACCGGCCTCTCtgtcctccctctctcccacgGACGACACAGGCGGATAATCCAATGAAATCAATATTTACAGCACAGTTTGTTTGTCCTTGAGTTGACCCGTTCCGTGGGTCAGCTCTCTCCTTTCCCCGTGTTGGCATTGGCGCTGAGGTCAAAGTGCACGTCCTCCCTGCTCTGGCCGCACAGCCTACCCTGAGGCTCCAGCCAGACGTCCCTGAAGGGCTTGTTCAGCTCCGGGTTTCGGTGGGGCGGCTGAGGGAGATGGGCCTCCCCCTCAGGAGGTGCGAGGAGGCGCAGGGCGCAAGGCCGGAGCGCTGGGAATCCCAGCGCCTCCTCCTCCCTCATGGTCCGGAAGGCGGAGGGAGCGGCGCCCGGGTGGCACAAGGTCCAAGGGAAGGCAGGCTGGGGGTGGTAGCACCCGGGAACGGAGCCCGCCCTGGGGGCCTCAGAGCGGACCAGGCAGTCTGCTATCTCCCCTAGGCCCGAGGGCGTCAGTCCCTGTTCCACGACCGTCTCGGAATGGCTCCTGTTGGCGACGCCGACGGGGGGTGACCTCCTCCAGGAGGGTAACTGAGCCTCAGGGGGCCGGTGCGAGGGAGGGGGGCTGCAGGTGTCCATCGGCTGAGGTGAGGGCTTCAGGTCGACCCCAGGCGAGGGGCAACGTGTGGCTGTAAGCGAAACCAAGGAGTCAGCAAAACAATTCCGGCCTCAGTTCACCCGCAAAGGCCCACAATGAGCTCGGGCCTAGCTCAAGCCAGTCACCTGCTCGCCCTTATTTCCTTCCTTCCCTCTCACCCCCACCCACAGCCCCTTACTCCAACATCACACCAGACCATGAAAGATTGAACAGTGACTAGGCTGCTTGTGTCGTTTTATGTCAGGCAGGTCTTGCATCTCCAAATCCACCTGCTCCCTTGATTTCCCTGGTTAGGCCACTCGTC
Encoded proteins:
- the LOC122545587 gene encoding uncharacterized protein LOC122545587 produces the protein MVLPPVFRQVIDILRGKACRPFPQPSPNQRAPCSVIKECPSPGSKSNSPLSTSYATRCPSPGVDLKPSPQPMDTCSPPPSHRPPEAQLPSWRRSPPVGVANRSHSETVVEQGLTPSGLGEIADCLVRSEAPRAGSVPGCYHPQPAFPWTLCHPGAAPSAFRTMREEEALGFPALRPCALRLLAPPEGEAHLPQPPHRNPELNKPFRDVWLEPQGRLCGQSREDVHFDLSANANTGKGES